Proteins from a single region of Crassaminicella profunda:
- a CDS encoding DMT family transporter, which translates to MKFQRRLKGIILVIIGAMLWGISGTVAQYLFQKKGFSPEWLVVIRLLVSGVILLLYDFMKGNEDIWKIWESKYNGLSLVFFSIIGMLGVQYTYFAAIKYGNAATATILQYLSPVIITCYLAIRTKKIPNSHEIIAIILAMLGTFFIITKGNIHSISISKLTLFWGISSAFAAAFYTLQPRSLLTKWGSTLVVGWGMLIGGIAFSFIHQPWNFTGQWSIASMLAVIFVVLFGTLIAFYCYLESLKYIQPTEASVLSSVEPLSAAFLSVLWLHVPLGISQWLGTVCIIITIIILSRAKVRKYS; encoded by the coding sequence GTGAAATTTCAACGAAGACTAAAAGGAATAATACTTGTAATTATAGGCGCCATGTTATGGGGAATATCAGGTACTGTTGCTCAGTACCTTTTTCAGAAAAAAGGATTTAGTCCAGAGTGGCTTGTTGTAATTCGGCTATTAGTATCAGGGGTAATTTTATTATTATATGATTTTATGAAAGGTAACGAAGATATATGGAAAATCTGGGAATCTAAATATAATGGCTTGAGTCTTGTATTTTTTAGTATTATAGGGATGTTAGGGGTTCAATATACATATTTTGCTGCTATTAAATATGGAAATGCAGCAACAGCCACAATACTGCAGTATTTATCACCAGTGATAATTACTTGTTATTTAGCTATTCGTACTAAAAAAATTCCAAATTCACACGAAATCATTGCTATTATTTTAGCGATGTTAGGTACATTTTTTATCATTACAAAAGGTAATATTCATAGCATATCTATTTCTAAGTTAACGTTATTTTGGGGAATTAGCTCGGCTTTTGCAGCGGCTTTCTACACATTACAGCCACGTTCTCTTCTTACTAAATGGGGTTCTACACTTGTAGTTGGATGGGGAATGCTTATTGGTGGAATAGCTTTTAGTTTTATCCATCAGCCTTGGAATTTTACAGGTCAATGGTCTATTGCTTCAATGTTGGCTGTTATATTTGTAGTATTATTTGGAACTCTCATTGCTTTTTATTGCTACTTAGAAAGTTTAAAATATATACAACCAACGGAAGCAAGTGTACTATCTTCTGTTGAACCTTTATCTGCAGCTTTTTTATCTGTATTATGGTTACATGTTCCTTTGGGTATATCTCAATGGTTAGGAACAGTATGCATTATAATTACAATTATAATTTTGTCTCGTGCAAAAGTAAGAAAGTATAGCTAA
- a CDS encoding GNAT family N-acetyltransferase, whose translation MEIISVKKFPEYKEIAIKYFQSKWASPNSMKVYDDCITNCTTTSSPLPQWYLLMDDGKIIGCAGLITNDFISRMDLYPWVCALYIEEEYRRNTYGSLLLEQAKIDAKVGGFSHLYLCTNHIGYYEKYGFKYIGTGYHPWGDSSRIYVATL comes from the coding sequence GTGGAAATCATATCTGTAAAAAAATTTCCTGAATATAAAGAGATAGCAATTAAATATTTTCAAAGTAAATGGGCATCTCCAAATAGTATGAAAGTTTATGATGACTGTATAACTAATTGCACTACTACCTCTAGTCCATTGCCACAGTGGTATCTGTTGATGGACGATGGTAAAATAATTGGTTGTGCAGGTCTTATTACCAATGATTTTATTAGCCGTATGGATTTATATCCTTGGGTCTGTGCTTTATACATTGAAGAAGAATACAGGAGAAATACTTACGGTTCTCTTCTGTTAGAACAGGCAAAGATAGATGCAAAAGTAGGAGGGTTTTCTCACTTATACCTCTGCACAAATCATATCGGATACTATGAAAAGTATGGATTTAAGTATATTGGTACAGGCTATCATCCATGGGGAGATAGTTCTCGCATATATGTTGCAACCTTATAA
- a CDS encoding recombinase family protein: protein MTIQSTSNTSNAKENQAIAYIRVSTKRQKEKGNSPEVQRRYAENYAKKNGLEIIEYVEESKSASKIVVDQCDFDSSIFSGLKNRPALLKLLANANKNNLKHLIVSSRDRLARNLEVYVGIKYFLQKQKIQLHFSAPGESMHIANEAFETFTELVFANVAELEANLISIRVRDGMAQRVKNNSWPGGRLPYGYILDADKNISKSTPNEEQDIQKIFNLFTQYVYSYRKIAEIMNRNLDEPYWTKNKIDRIINNKVYQGKIVWGITSRRNFITEDHRIINSPAIQSIKMIEKDTWEHAQKLRYKKSTLKDTKYYSTPFLLRDKLVCGNCGEPLEAKNYGKDKYGKKREGVYRCACRKNYNDRNDKMIFKKHILENTFMEEFFSKIKPKESNTLWKYYTETKEKVLEDHKKNLKVIQNSLQETDGLITNLDKLIAIEKNKSLKETLMTQRVYYDKQKTTLQNYKKELEVIPTVFFDEQSKLDAALYQFFSKDFNTLINEQKRMIIDLLINKIIVSKVDNQPKLNIYINTSIDIL from the coding sequence ATGACTATACAATCAACATCCAATACATCTAATGCTAAAGAAAATCAAGCCATTGCATACATAAGAGTATCTACCAAAAGGCAAAAAGAAAAAGGAAACTCTCCAGAAGTTCAAAGACGATATGCAGAAAACTACGCAAAGAAAAATGGTCTTGAAATCATTGAATATGTAGAAGAATCCAAATCAGCATCCAAGATTGTTGTAGATCAATGTGATTTTGATAGTAGTATTTTCAGTGGACTAAAAAACAGGCCAGCCCTTTTAAAACTCCTTGCAAATGCAAACAAAAACAATCTTAAGCATCTTATTGTCAGCTCTCGTGATCGATTAGCTCGAAATTTAGAAGTTTATGTAGGGATAAAATATTTCCTCCAAAAGCAAAAGATTCAGCTTCACTTTTCTGCTCCTGGTGAATCTATGCATATTGCTAATGAAGCCTTTGAAACCTTTACAGAATTAGTATTTGCAAATGTTGCTGAACTTGAAGCAAATCTTATCTCTATAAGAGTTCGAGATGGTATGGCACAACGTGTTAAAAATAATTCATGGCCTGGAGGTAGACTACCCTATGGCTATATACTAGATGCAGATAAAAATATATCAAAATCTACTCCTAATGAAGAACAAGATATCCAAAAAATTTTCAACCTCTTTACCCAATATGTCTACAGCTATAGAAAAATCGCAGAAATTATGAATCGTAATCTTGATGAACCTTATTGGACAAAAAATAAAATAGATAGGATTATCAATAATAAAGTCTATCAAGGCAAAATCGTTTGGGGGATTACCAGTAGAAGAAACTTTATTACAGAAGATCATCGCATTATTAACTCTCCAGCGATACAATCCATTAAAATGATTGAAAAAGATACATGGGAACATGCTCAAAAGCTAAGATATAAAAAATCAACCCTAAAGGATACCAAGTATTATAGCACTCCCTTTCTTTTAAGGGACAAATTAGTTTGTGGCAATTGCGGTGAACCTCTTGAAGCTAAAAACTATGGCAAAGATAAATACGGAAAGAAAAGAGAAGGCGTCTATCGGTGTGCATGTAGAAAAAATTATAATGATAGAAATGATAAAATGATTTTTAAAAAGCATATCCTTGAAAACACATTCATGGAAGAGTTCTTTTCCAAGATCAAACCAAAAGAATCAAATACTTTGTGGAAATATTATACTGAAACCAAAGAAAAAGTGTTAGAAGATCATAAAAAAAATCTCAAAGTCATCCAAAACTCCCTACAAGAAACAGATGGATTGATTACTAATCTCGATAAGCTTATCGCCATTGAAAAGAATAAATCTTTAAAAGAAACGTTAATGACTCAAAGAGTCTATTATGATAAGCAAAAAACAACCCTACAAAATTATAAAAAGGAGCTTGAAGTGATCCCCACCGTATTCTTTGATGAACAATCAAAACTTGACGCTGCACTTTATCAGTTCTTTAGTAAAGATTTTAATACACTGATCAATGAGCAAAAAAGAATGATTATTGATTTGCTCATTAATAAAATTATTGTATCTAAAGTAGACAATCAACCGAAGCTAAATATTTACATAAATACTTCCATAGATATCCTCTAG
- a CDS encoding CPCC family cysteine-rich protein, with protein sequence MRADREKCPCCGYYTIPKRTEEKFYSCGFICPVCFWEIDIFISDNEESSDQNHGLTLKQAKKNYRTFGACCKSDLKYVRKPTDAEK encoded by the coding sequence ATGAGAGCAGATAGAGAAAAATGTCCTTGTTGTGGTTACTATACAATACCCAAAAGAACTGAAGAGAAATTTTATTCTTGTGGATTTATTTGTCCCGTTTGTTTTTGGGAAATTGACATCTTTATTTCTGATAATGAAGAGTCTAGTGATCAAAATCATGGTCTAACCTTGAAACAAGCAAAAAAAAATTATAGGACTTTTGGTGCTTGTTGTAAAAGCGACTTAAAATACGTTCGTAAGCCAACTGATGCCGAGAAATAA
- a CDS encoding alpha/beta fold hydrolase translates to MSYFEYKNLNIYYRVFGEGKPLVIIHGDTASSKMFIPELKFYSKNFKVILLDLVGQGKSQRVDKLPLNYWHFNSILVIELCKYLGISNVNLLGTSGGAIVALNAVLEEPNLFNKIIVDSFIGENLSYDFAKKIVDDRKIAKSMLGSKLFWFIMHGFDWKNVIDQNTNLIINFSRNISNFFNYNLSNIENNVLITGSLKDDLIPNIESTLKSINLKIENSKLVIFENGNHPAMFSNKEEFRNLVLEFLS, encoded by the coding sequence ATGTCTTATTTTGAATATAAAAATCTTAATATATATTATAGAGTATTTGGGGAAGGGAAACCTTTAGTCATTATACATGGAGATACAGCTTCCTCAAAAATGTTTATACCAGAATTAAAATTCTATTCTAAAAACTTTAAAGTAATTTTATTAGATTTAGTAGGTCAAGGAAAATCTCAGAGAGTAGATAAACTGCCCTTAAATTATTGGCATTTTAATTCTATTTTAGTTATTGAATTATGTAAATATCTTGGTATCAGCAATGTTAATTTGTTAGGGACCAGTGGTGGGGCTATTGTTGCTTTGAATGCTGTATTAGAAGAACCTAACTTGTTTAATAAAATAATCGTGGATAGCTTCATAGGAGAAAATTTATCTTATGATTTTGCTAAGAAAATTGTAGATGATAGAAAAATAGCAAAAAGTATGTTAGGTTCTAAGTTATTTTGGTTTATAATGCATGGCTTTGATTGGAAAAATGTTATTGACCAAAATACAAATTTAATTATAAATTTTTCAAGAAATATAAGTAATTTTTTCAATTATAATCTTAGCAACATAGAAAATAATGTTTTAATTACAGGAAGCTTGAAAGATGATTTAATACCTAATATCGAAAGTACACTAAAAAGTATTAATTTAAAAATAGAAAATTCTAAATTGGTTATTTTTGAGAATGGAAATCACCCTGCTATGTTTAGTAATAAAGAAGAGTTTAGAAATTTGGTTTTAGAATTTTTATCCTAA
- a CDS encoding alpha/beta fold hydrolase, with protein MSYFKYNDKQCYYEEFGEGTPLLFLHGNTASSRMFDGITDLYKENYKVVLIDFLGHGKSERLERFPIDLWFDEAMQVIAFLEQMKYGKVNIIGSSGGALAGINVALERPDLVNKVIADSFEGEVPLAEFVQNIKSERELSKQDDGAKAFYIYNQGKNWEQVVDNDTNALYEHYKTIGKFFHKSIEMLRGAILFTGSKEDEFVTCDFYEKTYSALLKKVENGKIHLFDKGGHPAIMSNAVEFSKVANTFLTKTNE; from the coding sequence ATGTCGTATTTTAAATACAATGATAAGCAGTGCTATTATGAAGAATTTGGCGAAGGTACTCCGTTACTCTTTTTGCATGGGAATACCGCATCTTCAAGAATGTTTGATGGAATAACTGATTTATATAAAGAAAATTATAAAGTAGTTTTAATAGATTTTCTGGGGCATGGTAAATCAGAAAGGCTCGAACGATTTCCGATTGATTTATGGTTTGATGAAGCCATGCAGGTCATAGCCTTTTTAGAACAGATGAAATATGGAAAGGTGAATATTATCGGAAGCAGTGGTGGTGCTCTTGCTGGCATTAATGTAGCTTTGGAAAGACCTGACTTAGTAAATAAAGTGATTGCAGATAGCTTTGAGGGTGAAGTTCCTTTAGCAGAGTTTGTGCAAAATATTAAATCAGAACGTGAATTATCAAAGCAGGATGATGGAGCAAAAGCCTTTTACATTTACAACCAAGGCAAAAATTGGGAGCAGGTGGTAGATAATGATACCAATGCATTGTATGAGCATTACAAAACCATAGGGAAATTCTTTCATAAGTCAATTGAAATGTTGAGGGGAGCGATATTGTTTACAGGAAGTAAGGAGGATGAGTTTGTAACCTGCGATTTCTATGAAAAAACTTATTCTGCACTTCTGAAAAAGGTTGAAAATGGGAAAATACATCTATTTGATAAAGGCGGGCATCCTGCAATTATGTCCAATGCAGTTGAGTTTTCTAAAGTAGCGAATACTTTTTTAACAAAAACAAATGAGTAG
- a CDS encoding DNA cytosine methyltransferase encodes MDKPVVLDIFCGAGGMSEGFIQAGFDVGFACDINKQAMDTYVNRHKQLGYNVKFACVDIKKFSEEEFLKEFLGEKKVDVVCGGPPCQGFSLAGKRKQDDPRNMLFKSYIQTIKNVKPSYFVMENVEGLLSMKFDKFKGISGKNYKEATVPQILEEEFYKIGYKVEHKVLQANGYGVPQNRKRVFFIGHKIEKIRGKKYVDLVVPPKFPMRSVSKDVTIKLAIDDLSFLEAGHHTKKYHQNQSLSDYQSTSINGRTPAADGNPIKAELLSNHEATRHSAKVIERFSLIPEGGNLEDLKKRLSNDEWEKYKTKKLRCYRVKSDEPSPTVLTLPDDLIHYARNRIMTVRELARLQSFDDSFVFLGKRTTGGKKRKVELPQYTQVGNAVPPLMARAVAKEIMKAFIKSV; translated from the coding sequence ATGGACAAGCCAGTGGTATTAGATATATTTTGTGGTGCGGGGGGGATGTCAGAAGGTTTTATTCAAGCAGGATTTGATGTTGGGTTTGCTTGTGATATTAATAAACAAGCTATGGATACATATGTTAATAGACATAAACAGTTGGGGTATAATGTAAAATTTGCATGTGTTGATATAAAAAAATTCTCAGAAGAAGAATTTCTAAAAGAATTCTTAGGTGAAAAAAAAGTTGATGTAGTATGTGGTGGACCACCTTGTCAAGGATTTAGTTTGGCAGGGAAGAGGAAACAAGATGATCCAAGAAATATGTTATTTAAAAGTTATATTCAAACTATTAAAAATGTTAAACCTAGTTATTTTGTAATGGAAAATGTGGAAGGTCTTTTATCAATGAAGTTTGATAAATTCAAGGGAATTTCTGGAAAAAATTACAAAGAAGCAACAGTACCACAAATATTAGAAGAGGAATTTTATAAAATTGGATATAAAGTTGAACACAAAGTTCTTCAAGCTAATGGCTATGGTGTTCCACAAAACAGAAAGAGAGTATTTTTTATAGGACATAAAATTGAGAAAATAAGAGGTAAAAAGTATGTAGACTTAGTGGTACCACCCAAATTTCCAATGAGAAGTGTTAGTAAAGATGTAACTATTAAATTAGCTATAGATGACTTATCGTTTTTAGAAGCAGGTCATCATACGAAGAAATATCATCAAAATCAATCTCTGTCAGACTATCAAAGTACGTCAATAAATGGTAGAACGCCGGCTGCTGATGGGAATCCTATAAAAGCTGAGCTTTTATCCAATCATGAGGCTACAAGACATTCAGCAAAGGTTATAGAAAGATTTTCATTAATACCGGAGGGTGGGAATTTAGAAGATTTGAAAAAGCGATTAAGCAATGATGAGTGGGAGAAGTATAAAACAAAAAAATTACGATGTTATCGCGTAAAGAGTGATGAACCATCACCTACTGTATTAACATTACCTGATGATCTTATTCATTATGCAAGAAATAGAATTATGACTGTTAGAGAGTTAGCTAGACTACAATCTTTTGATGATAGCTTTGTATTTTTAGGAAAAAGAACAACTGGGGGAAAAAAAAGAAAAGTTGAATTACCTCAATATACACAAGTAGGTAATGCAGTACCTCCTTTAATGGCACGGGCTGTGGCAAAAGAAATTATGAAAGCTTTTATAAAATCAGTATAA
- a CDS encoding Sir2 family NAD-dependent protein deacetylase, with protein sequence MLTKKILLEKIKNSRYPVAFTGAGISIPSGVPSFDIKYFNYSLTEILNKNFLEHNPLIFFKVYSKLVEWTNLKPNIVHYTLANLEIPIITQNIDGLHKKAGSKTILELHGNLEYLICSDCNYIIESKKVFYEYIDNFKLKNKIFCPYCHKILKPSLVLFGDNVQNFEKCSNEIYKADLLLIIGNSLKVWPANTLINKAIKNNCEIITINSSCEILFNFSS encoded by the coding sequence ATGTTAACTAAAAAAATACTATTAGAAAAAATTAAGAATTCTAGATATCCTGTAGCTTTTACCGGTGCAGGCATCTCTATACCGTCTGGTGTTCCATCATTCGATATAAAATATTTTAATTATTCCTTAACAGAAATATTAAATAAAAATTTTTTAGAACACAATCCTTTAATTTTTTTTAAAGTCTATAGTAAATTAGTAGAATGGACAAATTTAAAACCCAATATTGTACATTACACTTTAGCAAACCTTGAAATACCAATAATCACGCAAAATATTGATGGATTACACAAAAAAGCTGGTAGTAAGACTATACTAGAACTTCATGGAAATCTAGAATATTTGATATGCTCAGATTGTAATTATATCATTGAATCAAAAAAAGTTTTTTATGAATATATAGATAACTTCAAATTAAAAAATAAAATTTTTTGCCCATATTGCCATAAAATATTAAAACCAAGTTTAGTACTCTTCGGAGATAATGTTCAAAATTTTGAAAAATGCAGCAACGAAATATATAAAGCTGACCTTTTACTAATCATTGGTAATAGTTTAAAAGTTTGGCCTGCCAATACTCTTATTAACAAAGCTATTAAAAACAACTGCGAAATAATTACAATTAATTCTTCCTGTGAAATATTATTTAACTTTAGTAGTTAA
- a CDS encoding AraC family transcriptional regulator: MQISKIEVTENLQETTKHGSYDFPMAIYTDKFNLFEDGHIRWHWHKELQFSYVLCDKVVFFIENQKIILEPGEGIMVNSNILHQIKPYNNNNCMMFSIVFDPTLIGGTQQSLIEKKYLNPIIESSNLKFIYLKPTVQWQKNILKYLEEVFFLSNQKTYGYELEMRNFMSSLWLNLIKEVKEEIKDSTSAVSHDEERVKSALQYIHKYYSDNILLDNIARAANISKSECCRSFKRILRVTPFEYLMEYRISKASEQLLKSKESISNIAFNVGFNGISYFGKVFKKYMNCTPSEYRNKHF; the protein is encoded by the coding sequence ATGCAGATATCAAAAATAGAAGTAACTGAAAATTTACAAGAGACAACCAAACACGGTTCTTATGATTTTCCAATGGCAATTTATACGGATAAATTTAATCTATTTGAAGATGGGCATATAAGATGGCATTGGCATAAGGAACTACAATTTTCCTATGTACTTTGTGATAAGGTAGTCTTTTTTATTGAAAATCAAAAAATAATTTTAGAACCCGGCGAAGGAATTATGGTGAATTCAAATATACTACATCAAATTAAGCCATATAACAATAATAACTGTATGATGTTTTCCATTGTTTTCGACCCAACTTTAATTGGAGGTACTCAACAGTCACTTATTGAAAAAAAATATTTAAATCCAATCATCGAAAGCAGTAATTTAAAATTTATCTATTTAAAACCTACTGTTCAATGGCAGAAAAACATATTAAAGTATTTAGAAGAAGTCTTTTTCTTGTCCAATCAAAAAACCTATGGATATGAACTGGAAATGAGAAATTTTATGTCTAGTCTTTGGCTAAATTTAATTAAAGAAGTAAAAGAAGAAATTAAAGATTCTACATCTGCCGTCTCACATGATGAAGAACGTGTAAAATCAGCGCTACAATATATACATAAATATTATTCAGATAATATTTTATTAGACAATATTGCAAGGGCAGCAAATATCAGTAAAAGTGAATGTTGCCGCAGTTTTAAGAGGATTTTAAGAGTGACTCCTTTTGAATATTTAATGGAATATAGAATTTCAAAAGCATCAGAACAGCTTTTGAAAAGTAAAGAATCTATTTCTAACATTGCTTTTAATGTAGGTTTTAATGGAATAAGTTATTTTGGAAAAGTATTTAAAAAATATATGAATTGTACACCTTCTGAATATAGAAATAAACATTTCTAA
- a CDS encoding ATP-binding protein: MPQLFFRTNAKVENLVGRELITKNSIAIFELVKNSYDAGATEVEIKLVNFLKDDNKNKIISTKHSYIEVIDNGKGMSTKEVEKYWMELGTPSKEIEKVEKVRLRSEQVETMVERTVNGEKGIGRFGVDKIGSYLILETIDKNLINKTIVYFDWNKFDDRSKLIHQIPCEYKVLPVEIGEHSGLKLTIKNLRDKWTIRDIDNLKRDLKKFLSPISIEQDEFRIILTYATEIDEEIVEESEEIINDSFDYLKTSIYADLNTNGLLYYEIEDKGEIVENKEIKLYSKSTFGAVTAKIYYLNTTDKKIFTKKMGLRTSDYGNIKIFKDNFRVMPYGEPHNDWLAIDKIHAQGFFRTFGTRDLVGYLVLSHDPTKKNYALKEATDRVGLIEDVPEFEDLKEFVWNLIKILQEYIFNRFKRQAKETTAVLKNESKDLKMETRDLFSSFKDIINKTNISDIERNNILKQVEDNSSEVMKKIETVEIASKEIEKKMKIYEQITNKEGLLFEVLHEIKNKLTVIDAQIKKFKLEVRKAGLNIDMNDLNIAFESIGELVTGTLNDVNVSKLQKSVFDIEEIIIEDLESRTAILQNKSIDVTKIFEAKNTNIKCSKQAIKSVLGNLLDNSIKALENIKNKKITIHTKINKGYVEVYFSDNGTGIEESKIPFIFSLWSSHTSLGGTGMGLASAKNIIEDHGGEIVYVDLFEENKKTTFLIKLPVIYS, encoded by the coding sequence ATGCCACAATTATTTTTTAGAACAAATGCCAAAGTTGAAAATTTAGTTGGAAGGGAACTTATTACCAAAAATTCAATCGCTATATTCGAACTAGTGAAAAATTCATATGATGCTGGAGCTACTGAAGTCGAAATAAAACTTGTAAATTTTCTAAAGGATGACAACAAGAACAAAATAATTTCGACCAAACATTCGTATATTGAAGTAATAGATAATGGAAAAGGAATGTCCACAAAGGAAGTTGAAAAATATTGGATGGAATTAGGAACACCTTCAAAAGAGATTGAAAAAGTTGAAAAGGTTAGATTACGAAGTGAACAAGTCGAAACAATGGTCGAACGAACCGTGAATGGGGAAAAAGGAATAGGTAGATTTGGAGTAGATAAGATAGGATCATATCTTATTTTAGAGACTATTGATAAAAATTTAATTAATAAAACAATTGTTTATTTTGACTGGAATAAATTTGATGATAGAAGCAAACTAATACACCAAATTCCTTGTGAGTATAAAGTTTTACCAGTAGAAATAGGAGAACATTCGGGATTAAAATTAACAATAAAAAATTTAAGAGATAAGTGGACTATTCGAGATATAGATAATTTAAAAAGAGATTTAAAAAAATTTTTATCACCAATAAGTATAGAACAAGATGAATTTAGGATAATACTCACTTATGCTACAGAAATAGATGAAGAGATAGTTGAAGAATCAGAAGAGATTATTAATGATTCTTTTGATTATTTAAAGACAAGTATATACGCAGATTTGAATACAAACGGTCTTCTTTATTATGAGATTGAAGATAAAGGAGAGATAGTTGAAAATAAAGAAATAAAACTATATTCAAAATCTACATTTGGGGCTGTAACTGCTAAAATTTATTATTTAAACACAACAGATAAAAAAATTTTTACTAAGAAAATGGGATTAAGAACTAGTGATTACGGAAATATAAAAATATTTAAAGATAATTTTAGAGTAATGCCTTATGGTGAACCACATAATGATTGGCTAGCGATTGATAAGATTCATGCTCAAGGTTTCTTTAGAACTTTTGGTACAAGAGATTTAGTAGGATATTTAGTATTATCACATGATCCAACGAAAAAAAATTATGCTTTAAAAGAAGCTACAGACAGAGTTGGATTAATAGAGGATGTTCCAGAATTTGAAGATTTAAAAGAATTTGTATGGAATTTAATTAAAATTTTACAAGAGTATATATTTAATAGATTTAAGAGGCAAGCGAAAGAGACCACGGCAGTACTAAAAAACGAGTCAAAAGATCTAAAGATGGAAACAAGGGATTTATTTTCATCTTTTAAAGATATAATTAATAAAACTAATATTTCAGATATAGAAAGAAACAATATACTTAAGCAAGTTGAAGATAATTCTTCGGAAGTAATGAAGAAAATCGAAACAGTTGAAATTGCATCTAAAGAAATAGAAAAAAAGATGAAGATCTATGAGCAGATAACTAATAAGGAAGGCTTGTTATTTGAAGTTTTACATGAAATAAAAAATAAATTAACAGTTATAGATGCACAAATAAAAAAATTCAAATTAGAGGTTAGAAAAGCTGGGTTAAACATTGATATGAATGATTTAAATATCGCATTTGAATCCATTGGTGAACTAGTAACAGGAACTTTAAATGATGTTAATGTCTCTAAATTACAAAAATCTGTTTTTGATATTGAAGAGATTATTATTGAAGATTTAGAAAGTAGAACAGCAATATTACAAAATAAAAGTATTGATGTAACAAAAATTTTTGAGGCTAAAAATACTAATATAAAATGTAGTAAACAAGCTATAAAAAGTGTTTTAGGTAATTTACTTGATAATTCTATTAAGGCATTAGAAAATATTAAAAATAAAAAAATAACAATTCATACTAAAATAAATAAAGGGTACGTAGAAGTTTATTTTTCAGATAATGGAACAGGTATTGAGGAAAGTAAGATACCGTTTATTTTTTCATTATGGAGTTCCCATACATCCTTAGGAGGGACAGGGATGGGCTTAGCATCAGCAAAAAATATTATTGAGGATCACGGTGGAGAAATTGTTTATGTAGATTTATTTGAAGAGAATAAGAAAACTACTTTTTTAATAAAATTACCCGTGATTTATAGTTAA
- a CDS encoding ASCH domain-containing protein — protein MEQEHKSVQKMWGNYLMSIGENIRNTNKNYTSWYFCDNEKSANNLAKLVKQGTKRATTGLYYFYEVDGEILPKEGVFSIITDWDGIAQCIIQTKKVTVLPFKEVTEEFVKTEGEGDKSLKYWRKVHKDFFTRELKEQEIEFSEDMLVVCEEFEVAYK, from the coding sequence ATGGAACAAGAACATAAATCAGTACAAAAAATGTGGGGAAATTATTTAATGTCCATAGGTGAGAACATTAGAAATACTAATAAAAATTACACTTCATGGTATTTTTGTGATAATGAAAAAAGTGCTAATAATTTAGCAAAATTAGTTAAACAAGGTACTAAAAGAGCAACTACTGGATTATATTATTTTTATGAAGTAGATGGTGAAATATTGCCTAAAGAAGGAGTCTTTAGCATAATTACAGATTGGGATGGAATAGCTCAATGTATTATTCAAACAAAGAAAGTAACTGTATTGCCTTTCAAAGAAGTAACAGAAGAATTTGTAAAAACAGAAGGTGAGGGGGATAAGTCTCTAAAATATTGGCGAAAAGTACATAAAGATTTTTTTACTAGAGAATTAAAAGAGCAAGAAATAGAATTTTCGGAAGATATGTTGGTAGTATGTGAGGAATTTGAAGTTGCATATAAGTAG